The DNA region catcacctattgtgaatggtggatcctgtgttatctacagtatatagaggtgttatcagtcattgtacaggaggagaaggtgaactgtgacatcacctattgtgaatagtggatcctgtgttatctactgtatatagaggtgtattcATTGATTTGAAATCCTATCTGTGATGACAATGAGAAAACAGAAAAGTCTTCTGTAACGTACATGAAGTGAAAATAGAAAGTGATatggaaaagtgaaaaaaaaaaacagtataaaaaaataaaaaacatttaaaacataaggTCATTTTCTGCCGACACAATCTCTTTTTATGTTCTTGCTTTTAGGGTTCTTGAAATTAGACCATTCTGCACCAACTGAGCGAAGTAGGAGGCCAAATAGATCTAGATTTAGTCAAATTATCAATTTTTCCTTCAGCCCAAGAGAGATTTTCACCTCAACCATCTCTCGCCACAGTAGATGTCCACCTCCCCAATCATCAATCACCCCATGAGAGATGTCCCTCTTGGAGACTTCAGTGCAGACTTCATGGGGTCTTAACCAATCCTAAAACAGAAGGTGAGTGACCACATGCCCATGGCTGGTATAAGGCGATGTATGGCAGAATCAGAAGTTCCAAGGGGTCCATTTGATCCACCTTTAGTCTATAAGTGAAGACATTTCTACTGCTTGGTGCTCTGCTTAGTTCCCGAGGAATATCCAGAGTCGTCTTCCACCATGCTTCCTGGAATATCCTCGTGATTCTGATAATAGTTATAATAATCTATCTCATCATCTTCTTCCTCAGACTCGGAATCATCATTGTAGAAATGGATGGTGGCCTGGACCGGGAAACTGGCGAGAACTTTTTTCCCCATGTGTTGTAAGTACTCCTCTGTCTTGGATTTGGGCATGTAAAGCCTTCGAAATAGAAAGAGATACAATTACCAAACAATGAACAATTTTTAGAGAGTAACTAAAgttttatatattgtttttataattttttttccataAGGCAGGAaagtttgcaaatcactttattaaggaatttgtcttcattcctgtaaaagCAAATCGCATCTAAGTGACTTCCAAtccttggagtacagatgatggcagtgatgggtcagctcagctCCTCCTCCTGGGGATCAGCTGCTGAAGGACTGAAGGAGATTGGATCACACTCAATcctgtcactgccatcatctgtactccaaaggaGAACCTTCTGACATGCAAATAAACTGGTGTAAAGCATGTGTATGAAAGTCACTTACatgcaaattttattttttaaaaaacaaagacCAATCCCTTAATAAAGTGATTTTCTACATTTTATAACTTTCTATGTTaagcaaaattatttaaaaaataaagattagtTTAGGTTTACAGATAATGTGAGCTAGGATGAAGGAACTTCCTAAATCTTATAaaggtattttattttttatatccatataattattctaATATTATCTATTTGTTGGGCAACCCTTTTTAAGGATGATCTAAACTTTTAGGAACTCTAAATTTGGGAAGAAAATCCAGTTTGCCTAGAATGGCAATAGTGTATACAGTTTTAATATTGAGGTCAATATGTAATCAGTATACAGtgagctcctgagctccccctaatggttgcTGCAGGCATTAATAATTGCTATTTTTTCAGAAAATGAACATTTATGGACAGATAAAGTGATACATTACCCAGCATAGTAATGGTGTCAATTCACTTTTGGAATCTGATTGTTATGTAATCATTACATATATAGAAAGCCACACTTACCTAACGGGGTGTTGAAATCCCAGTGCTCCCTTCTTTCCATCATTGTCATTATTATCTGACAGGCTACCCTGACAATTGAAAACAAAGAAATTATCGAAATTTATTGTCTGAAGGAACTAAAAAAATGGCTTTAGCCCTGAACTTGTCCCCACTGGACGTCCCATTATCTCTATGTCTGTGGACCC from Ranitomeya variabilis isolate aRanVar5 chromosome 3, aRanVar5.hap1, whole genome shotgun sequence includes:
- the RIPPLY3 gene encoding protein ripply3 isoform X1, which gives rise to MDSAHYTLKATVAHMCHCSRGTDSPDPTHPGPGESNQILWRPWLFSSRESDTLEKLGSLSDNNDNDGKKGALGFQHPVRLYMPKSKTEEYLQHMGKKVLASFPVQATIHFYNDDSESEEEDDEIDYYNYYQNHEDIPGSMVEDDSGYSSGTKQSTKQ
- the RIPPLY3 gene encoding protein ripply3 isoform X2 codes for the protein MCSNQILWRPWLFSSRESDTLEKLGSLSDNNDNDGKKGALGFQHPVRLYMPKSKTEEYLQHMGKKVLASFPVQATIHFYNDDSESEEEDDEIDYYNYYQNHEDIPGSMVEDDSGYSSGTKQSTKQ